One part of the Papaver somniferum cultivar HN1 unplaced genomic scaffold, ASM357369v1 unplaced-scaffold_43, whole genome shotgun sequence genome encodes these proteins:
- the LOC113342535 gene encoding pre-mRNA-splicing factor 38B-like, producing MVRQASAGENATPIRRSRRIAGRRRGEIAETLRMGERNNRSQPIRSQIQQEPRENDQRNYDEISVHTTNTDTVEENEEMTHEEGEVGEIEENMTIGELRQRLADERRRKEELRANLTRQNDELREKNQRLQEKRSRSRSRITRVSSRSRISRSTSRRSRSEHKDNTQVQFVDNDPDDTFQVNENSQEESERNQLEDRYVQVGKNEPRRGRRREGRLERNGEYNRMHDEEQRENDAEHARMILHGREMLR from the coding sequence ATGGTGAGACAAGCATCTGCAGGAGAAAATGCAACACCGATTAGGAGGAGTAGAAGAATTGCAGGCAGAAGAAGAGGCGAAATCGCAGAGACATTAAGAATGGGAGAGAGGAACAACAGATCTCAACCGATTAGATCTCAGATCCAGCAGGAACCAAGGGAGAACGATCAACGAAATTATGATGAAATAAGTGTTCACACTACGAATACAGATACTgtagaagaaaatgaagagatgACGCATGAAGAAGGAGAAGTAGGAGAAATTGAAGAAAACATGACCATTGGAGAACTAAGGCAGCGATTGGCagacgaaagaagaagaaaagaggaacTACGTGCGAACTTGACGCGACAAAATGATGAACTAAGAGAGAAAAATCAACGATTACAAGAGAAAAGGTCACGGTCACGATCCAGAATAACACGTGTGAGCTCGAGATCGAGAATAAGCAGGAGCACCTCTAGGAGAAGTAGATCGGAACACAAAGATAATACACAAGTGCAATTTGTGGATAACGATCCGGATGACACTTTTCAGGTGAACGAAAACTCGCAGGAGGAGAGTGAACGCAATCAATTAGAAGATCGATACGTACAGGTAGGAAAGAATGAACCAAGGAGAGGACGTCGCAGAGAAGGTAGATTGGAGCGAAATGGAGAATACAACCGCATGCATGATGAAGAACAACGAGAGAATGATGCAGAACATGCAAGGATGATACTTCATGGAAGAGAGATGCTGAGATAG